From Juglans regia cultivar Chandler chromosome 6, Walnut 2.0, whole genome shotgun sequence, the proteins below share one genomic window:
- the LOC108982154 gene encoding probable flavin-containing monooxygenase 1 isoform X1 — protein sequence MEKRVAIVGAGTSGLLACKYTLQKGFNPTVFEAKESVGGLWTHTIESTKLQNAKETYQFSDFPWPSSVQEVFPTHTQVLRYLESYAQHFGIIPYIKFNSKVINIDYVGESYEEMESWDQWGGTGKPFGSRGKWHILVQDTKSCSTEAYQFEFVVLCIGRFSGLPNIPEFPPDQGPEVFNGKVIHSMDYSDMDKVSAAELIRRKRIAVVGSLKSAIDIAAECANANGVEYPCTLIQRTAHWFLPSGSLWGVSLGFLCFNRFSELLVHKPGETFPYKFLATMLSPLVHFQRWAVSKFAESYLRWKSPLKKYGVIPKHSFLQDFSSCRIGMLPEKFYDKVDEGSLVLKKSQSFSFYKEGLIINGEEPQQLKADLVILATGYKGDQKLKNMFESQIFRKYIVGSATSIVPLYRQIIHPRIPQVAVIGYAESYFNLGTSEIRCQWLAHFLDGNLELPRIRDMEKEIIMWENNMKQYDGRYFRNSGIASSNIWYNDQLCKDMGCKHKRKKGIFAEYFQPYGPLDYAGLLSK from the exons ATGGAGAAACGGGTGGCGATCGTAGGGGCAGGAACCAGCGGCCTGCTCGCATGCAAGTACACGTTGCAGAAGGGTTTTAACCCAACTGTTTTTGAAGCTAAAGAGAGCGTAGGAGGATTATGGACTCATACTATAGAGTCGACCAAGCTCCAAAATGCCAAAGAAACCTACCAATTTTCAGATTTCCCTTGGCCTTCTTCAGTGCAAGAAGTGTTTCCTACTCACACTCAAGTGCTGAGGTATCTTGAGTCCTATGCTCAACACTTTGGCATCATTCCTTACATTAAATTCAACTCCAAAGTCATCAACATAGACTACGTTGGAGAGTCTTATGAAGAGATGGAGTCATGGGATCAATGGGGTGGAACCGGAAAGCCTTTTGGCTCTCGAGGGAAATGGCACATTCTCGTACAAGACACTAAATCTTGCTCCACAGAG GCGTACCAATTTGAGTTTGTGGTTCTTTGTATTGGAAGATTCAGTGGTCTCCCAAATATACCAGAGTTCCCTCCAGATCAAGGCCCAGAAGTCTTCAATGGTAAGGTGATTCATTCCATGGACTACTCTGATATGGACAAGGTGAGTGCAGCAGAACTTATCAGAAGAAAGAGAATTGCAGTTGTTGGTTCATTGAAATCGGCAATTGACATTGCAGCAGAATGCGCGAATGCAAATG GAGTTGAGTACCCTTGCACATTGATTCAGAGGACTGCTCACTGGTTTCTCCCCAGTGGCTCTTTGTGGGGTGTAAGCCTTGGCTTCTTGTGCTTCAATCGCTTTTCAGAGCTGTTGGTTCATAAGCCTGGTGAAACATTCCCATATAAGTTTTTGGCAACCATGCTTTCACCCTTG GTGCACTTTCAGCGATGGGCAGTCTCAAAATTTGCTGAAAGCTATCTTAGATGGAAATCCCCATTAAAGAAATATGGAGTGATACCTAAACATAGCTTTCTTCAAGATTTCTCTTCATGTCGGATTGGAATGCTGCCTGAAAAATTTTATGACAAAGTGGATGAGGGAAGCCTTGTCTTAAAGAAATCACAAAGCTTTAGCTTCTATAAAGAAGGTTTGATCATTAATGGAGAAGAACCTCAGCAGCTAAAAGCAGATCTTGTAATTCTAGCCACAGGATACAAGGGTGACCAAAAGCTTAAAAACATGTTCGAATCTCAAATCTTCCGAAAGTACATTGTTGGTTCAGCAACATCAATAGTTCCTCTCTATAG GCAGATTATTCATCCTCGGATCCCACAAGTTGCAGTGATAGGATATGCAGAGAGTTACTTCAATTTGGGTACCTCTGAAATTAGATGTCAATGGCTTGCACATTTCCTTGATGGGAATCTTGAACTGCCTAGAATAAGAGACATGGAGAAGGAAATCATAATGTGGGAAAATAACATGAAGCAATATGATGGGAGATATTTTCGGAACTCGGGTATTGCGAGCTCTAATATTTGGTACAATGATCAGTTGTGCAAAGACATGGGATgtaagcataaaagaaagaagggaaTATTTGCAGAGTATTTTCAACCATATGGACCGTTGGATTATGCAGGTCTCCTCAGTAAATAA
- the LOC108982145 gene encoding protein CHLORORESPIRATORY REDUCTION 6, chloroplastic — MDISIKPILPLSPSLNQTISSSTPWMSCKPISDPMAFLHISHSTRPRREVAASVSFNPSGNFDLSLYDDEEDASKPSPPMPPSEGRFEIVIDNDIIRRLDLSPFQATTGINSPLSVEPQEFLERKIGFAINYTREDPRDPRELSEFPDIRLWFVRLDATYPWLPVLLDWRAGELARYAAMLVPHQMNMRMGIVFNPEALELFIMKKVFIVYSWLKRHDIPKPRLKTSDMARMLGFIIGDELFDLIEEHPLDPS, encoded by the exons ATGGATATATCTATCAAACCTATACTTCCACTCTCTCCTTCACTAAATCAGACCATTTCCTCTTCCACTCCATGGATGTCCTGCAAACCCATCTCAGATCCCATGGCTTTTCTGCACATTTCACATTCAACTCGGCCCCGTAGAGAAGTGGCGGCCTCAGTTTCCTTCAATCCATCTGGGAATTTCGACCTCTCCTTATATGATGATGAAGAGG ATGCATCAAAACCATCACCCCCAATGCCACCAAGTGAAGGCAGATTTGAGATAGTTATTGATAATGATATCATTCGCCGTCTTGACTTATCCCCATTTCAAGCCACAACAGGAATCAACTCACCACTATCCG tggagccacaagagttCCTTGAACGTAAAATTGGCTTTGCCATCAACTATACAAGAGAAGATCCACGTGATCCCAGAGAATTATCAGAATTTCCTGATATAAGACTCTGGTTTGTTAGACTCGATGCCACTTATCCATGGCTGCCTGTCTTGTTGGACTGGAGAGCTGGCGAGCTTGCTCGTTATGCAGCCATGCTAGTCCCTCACCAG ATGAACATGAGAATGGGTATTGTTTTTAATCCTGAGGCACTGGAGCTGTTTATTATGAAGAAAGTCTTCATTGTCTATTCTTGGTTGAAGCGACATGATATTCCAAAGCCTAGACTGAAGACGAGTGACATGGCCAGGATGCTTGGATTTATTATTGGAGATGAACTATTCGATCTGATCGAAGAACACCCACTTGATCCATCATAA
- the LOC108982171 gene encoding uncharacterized methyltransferase At2g41040, chloroplastic isoform X2, with product MAIASSWSLHYPLRQSSFPNCPYLPNNARFRPRLHFPSSTIRASSAVALEQDLGTQQNQKLEVELFACPVCYQPLIRKGPPGINLPAIYRSGFKCEGCNKAYSSKDIYLDLTVTAGSRDYTEVKPARTELFRSPLVSFLYERGWRQNFNRSGFPGPDEEFQMAQAYFKSAEGGHLVDVSCGSGLFSRKFAKSGTYSGVIALDFSENMLRQCYDFIKSDGTLLTTNLALVRADVSRLPFSTGSVDAVHAGAALHCWPSPSNAVAEITRILRSGGVFVGTTFLRYNSSTPWILRTLRERFLQNYNYLTEEEIKDLCTSCGLTNYSSKVQQSFIMFSAQKPQN from the exons ATGGCCATAGCTTCCTCCTGGTCCCTTCACTACCCTCTTCGCCAAAGTTCATTCCCGAATTGCCCGTACCTTCCTAACAATGCTCGATTCCGTCCCCGCCTCCACTTCCCCTCTTCCACCATACGTGCGAGCTCCGCAGTTGCTCTAGAACAG GATTTAGGCACACAACAGAATCAGAAATTGGAAGTAGAATTGTTTGCATGCCCAGTATGTTATCAACCACTGATAAGAAAGGGCCCTCCAGGTATTAACTT GCCAGCAATTTATCGGTCTGGTTTCAAGTGTGAAGGATGCAATAAGGCATACTCCAGCAAAGACATCTATCTGGATCTCACCGTTACTGCTGGCTCGAGAGACTACACTGAAGTCAAACCAGCTAGGACAGAGCTATTTCG GAGTCCGCTTGTTTCATTCTTGTATGAAAGAGGCTGGCGTCAGAATTTTAACAGAAGCGGGTTCCCTGGGCCTGATGAAGAG TTCCAAATGGCTCAGGCATACTTTAAATCTGCTGAAGGTGGTCATCTGGTAGATGTTAGCTGTGGGAGTGGTTTGTTTTCCAGAAAGTTTGCCAAATCCGGGACCTATTCTGGAGTTATAGCACTGGATTTTTCCGAAAATATGCTTCGCCAGTGTTATGATTTCATTAAGAGTGATGGCACTCTTTTAACTAC TAATCTTGCTCTTGTAAGGGCAGATGTTTCTAGGCTTCCCTTTTCAACAGGTTCAGTCGATGCTGTTCATGCTGGCGCAGCCTTACATTGCTGGCCATCTCCTTCCAATGCT GTTGCCGAAATCACTCGTATATTGCGAAGTGGAGGAGTCTTTGTAGGAACCACATTTTTGCGGTACAACTCATCTACTCCTTGGATATTACGCACTTTGAGGGAG AGGTTTCTGCAGAACTATAACTACTTGACGGAGGAAGAGATCAAGGACCTGTGCACATCATGTGGTCTTACGAACTACTCAAGCAAAGTTCAACAATCTTTCATTATGTTTTCTGCTCAGAAGCCTCAAAACTAG
- the LOC108982188 gene encoding uncharacterized protein LOC108982188 — translation MGIPKPAWLEALYTQKFFVGCSYHETAKKNEKNICCLDCCTSICPHCLPLHRFHRLLQVRRYVYHDVVRLEDLQKLIDCSNVQAYTINSAKVVFIKKRPQNRQFKGSGNYCTSCDRSLQEPFIHCSLGCKVDYLLKHHKDISPYLRSCNTLQLSPDHLLMMPQDMTGEDQEITNESSTPHSTIVDCEEQMMSSSSGSSGSENNVAYCMTSTQIVRKKRSGLYLCARSAINRVSDHHEDMATSISRRKGIPHRSPLC, via the exons Atg GGAATTCCGAAGCCTGCATGGTTGGAAGCCCTCTACACGCAAAAATTTTTTGTTGGATGCTCCTACCATGAAACAGcaaagaagaatgaaaaaaatatttgctgcTTGGATTGTTGTACAAGTATTTGCCCCCATTGTTTACCATTACATCGATTCCATCGGCTTCTTCAGGTTCGTCGGTACGTTTATCATGATGTTGTTCGGCTCGAAGATCTTCAGAAGCTCATAGACTGCTCTAATGTTCAG GCTTATACGATCAATAGTGCCAAAGTGGTGTTTATCAAGAAGAGACCTCAAAACAGGCAATTTAAGGGATCCGGAAACTATTGCACTTCTTGCGACAGAAGCCTCCAAGAACCCTTCATCCATTGCTCTCTAGGGTGTAAG GTGGATTATTTGCTAAAACACCATAAGGACATCTCTCCATACCTAAGATCATGCAACACTTTACAATTAAGTCCAGATCACTTGTTAATGATGCCGCAAGACATGACAGGAGAGGATCAGGAGATAACTAATGAGAGTAGTACACCTCATTCTACAATCGTAGACTGTGAAGAGCAGATGATGAGCTCCTCTTCTGGCTCATCAGGGTCAGAGAACAATGTGGCATATTGCATGACTAGTACCCAAATTGTCAGGAAGAAAAGAAGTGGGCTATATCTGTGTGCAAGATCTGCCATTAATAGGGTTTCTGATCATCACGAGGACATGGCTACCAGCATCAGTAGAAGAAAGGGCATCCCTCATAGATCTCCTTTGTGTTAG
- the LOC108982171 gene encoding uncharacterized methyltransferase At2g41040, chloroplastic isoform X1: MAIASSWSLHYPLRQSSFPNCPYLPNNARFRPRLHFPSSTIRASSAVALEQVQKNIEKENMQRRDSCSLGFRHTTESEIGSRIVCMPSMLSTTDKKGPSRPAIYRSGFKCEGCNKAYSSKDIYLDLTVTAGSRDYTEVKPARTELFRSPLVSFLYERGWRQNFNRSGFPGPDEEFQMAQAYFKSAEGGHLVDVSCGSGLFSRKFAKSGTYSGVIALDFSENMLRQCYDFIKSDGTLLTTNLALVRADVSRLPFSTGSVDAVHAGAALHCWPSPSNAVAEITRILRSGGVFVGTTFLRYNSSTPWILRTLRERFLQNYNYLTEEEIKDLCTSCGLTNYSSKVQQSFIMFSAQKPQN, translated from the exons ATGGCCATAGCTTCCTCCTGGTCCCTTCACTACCCTCTTCGCCAAAGTTCATTCCCGAATTGCCCGTACCTTCCTAACAATGCTCGATTCCGTCCCCGCCTCCACTTCCCCTCTTCCACCATACGTGCGAGCTCCGCAGTTGCTCTAGAACAG GTGCAGAAGAACATTGAGAAGGAAAATATGCAGAGGAGAGATAGTTGTTCTCTTG GATTTAGGCACACAACAGAATCAGAAATTGGAAGTAGAATTGTTTGCATGCCCAGTATGTTATCAACCACTGATAAGAAAGGGCCCTCCAG GCCAGCAATTTATCGGTCTGGTTTCAAGTGTGAAGGATGCAATAAGGCATACTCCAGCAAAGACATCTATCTGGATCTCACCGTTACTGCTGGCTCGAGAGACTACACTGAAGTCAAACCAGCTAGGACAGAGCTATTTCG GAGTCCGCTTGTTTCATTCTTGTATGAAAGAGGCTGGCGTCAGAATTTTAACAGAAGCGGGTTCCCTGGGCCTGATGAAGAG TTCCAAATGGCTCAGGCATACTTTAAATCTGCTGAAGGTGGTCATCTGGTAGATGTTAGCTGTGGGAGTGGTTTGTTTTCCAGAAAGTTTGCCAAATCCGGGACCTATTCTGGAGTTATAGCACTGGATTTTTCCGAAAATATGCTTCGCCAGTGTTATGATTTCATTAAGAGTGATGGCACTCTTTTAACTAC TAATCTTGCTCTTGTAAGGGCAGATGTTTCTAGGCTTCCCTTTTCAACAGGTTCAGTCGATGCTGTTCATGCTGGCGCAGCCTTACATTGCTGGCCATCTCCTTCCAATGCT GTTGCCGAAATCACTCGTATATTGCGAAGTGGAGGAGTCTTTGTAGGAACCACATTTTTGCGGTACAACTCATCTACTCCTTGGATATTACGCACTTTGAGGGAG AGGTTTCTGCAGAACTATAACTACTTGACGGAGGAAGAGATCAAGGACCTGTGCACATCATGTGGTCTTACGAACTACTCAAGCAAAGTTCAACAATCTTTCATTATGTTTTCTGCTCAGAAGCCTCAAAACTAG
- the LOC108982154 gene encoding probable flavin-containing monooxygenase 1 isoform X2 gives MEKRVAIVGAGTSGLLACKYTLQKGFNPTVFEAKESVGGLWTHTIESTKLQNAKETYQFSDFPWPSSVQEVFPTHTQVLRYLESYAQHFGIIPYIKFNSKVINIDYVGESYEEMESWDQWGGTGKPFGSRGKWHILVQDTKSCSTEAYQFEFVVLCIGRFSGLPNIPEFPPDQGPEVFNGKVIHSMDYSDMDKVSAAELIRRKRIAVVGSLKSAIDIAAECANANGVEYPCTLIQRTAHWFLPSGSLWGVSLGFLCFNRFSELLVHKPGETFPYKFLATMLSPLRWAVSKFAESYLRWKSPLKKYGVIPKHSFLQDFSSCRIGMLPEKFYDKVDEGSLVLKKSQSFSFYKEGLIINGEEPQQLKADLVILATGYKGDQKLKNMFESQIFRKYIVGSATSIVPLYRQIIHPRIPQVAVIGYAESYFNLGTSEIRCQWLAHFLDGNLELPRIRDMEKEIIMWENNMKQYDGRYFRNSGIASSNIWYNDQLCKDMGCKHKRKKGIFAEYFQPYGPLDYAGLLSK, from the exons ATGGAGAAACGGGTGGCGATCGTAGGGGCAGGAACCAGCGGCCTGCTCGCATGCAAGTACACGTTGCAGAAGGGTTTTAACCCAACTGTTTTTGAAGCTAAAGAGAGCGTAGGAGGATTATGGACTCATACTATAGAGTCGACCAAGCTCCAAAATGCCAAAGAAACCTACCAATTTTCAGATTTCCCTTGGCCTTCTTCAGTGCAAGAAGTGTTTCCTACTCACACTCAAGTGCTGAGGTATCTTGAGTCCTATGCTCAACACTTTGGCATCATTCCTTACATTAAATTCAACTCCAAAGTCATCAACATAGACTACGTTGGAGAGTCTTATGAAGAGATGGAGTCATGGGATCAATGGGGTGGAACCGGAAAGCCTTTTGGCTCTCGAGGGAAATGGCACATTCTCGTACAAGACACTAAATCTTGCTCCACAGAG GCGTACCAATTTGAGTTTGTGGTTCTTTGTATTGGAAGATTCAGTGGTCTCCCAAATATACCAGAGTTCCCTCCAGATCAAGGCCCAGAAGTCTTCAATGGTAAGGTGATTCATTCCATGGACTACTCTGATATGGACAAGGTGAGTGCAGCAGAACTTATCAGAAGAAAGAGAATTGCAGTTGTTGGTTCATTGAAATCGGCAATTGACATTGCAGCAGAATGCGCGAATGCAAATG GAGTTGAGTACCCTTGCACATTGATTCAGAGGACTGCTCACTGGTTTCTCCCCAGTGGCTCTTTGTGGGGTGTAAGCCTTGGCTTCTTGTGCTTCAATCGCTTTTCAGAGCTGTTGGTTCATAAGCCTGGTGAAACATTCCCATATAAGTTTTTGGCAACCATGCTTTCACCCTTG CGATGGGCAGTCTCAAAATTTGCTGAAAGCTATCTTAGATGGAAATCCCCATTAAAGAAATATGGAGTGATACCTAAACATAGCTTTCTTCAAGATTTCTCTTCATGTCGGATTGGAATGCTGCCTGAAAAATTTTATGACAAAGTGGATGAGGGAAGCCTTGTCTTAAAGAAATCACAAAGCTTTAGCTTCTATAAAGAAGGTTTGATCATTAATGGAGAAGAACCTCAGCAGCTAAAAGCAGATCTTGTAATTCTAGCCACAGGATACAAGGGTGACCAAAAGCTTAAAAACATGTTCGAATCTCAAATCTTCCGAAAGTACATTGTTGGTTCAGCAACATCAATAGTTCCTCTCTATAG GCAGATTATTCATCCTCGGATCCCACAAGTTGCAGTGATAGGATATGCAGAGAGTTACTTCAATTTGGGTACCTCTGAAATTAGATGTCAATGGCTTGCACATTTCCTTGATGGGAATCTTGAACTGCCTAGAATAAGAGACATGGAGAAGGAAATCATAATGTGGGAAAATAACATGAAGCAATATGATGGGAGATATTTTCGGAACTCGGGTATTGCGAGCTCTAATATTTGGTACAATGATCAGTTGTGCAAAGACATGGGATgtaagcataaaagaaagaagggaaTATTTGCAGAGTATTTTCAACCATATGGACCGTTGGATTATGCAGGTCTCCTCAGTAAATAA